From Bombyx mori chromosome 26, ASM3026992v2, one genomic window encodes:
- the LOC101737322 gene encoding uncharacterized protein LOC101737322 isoform X2, with translation MFIFLVVIASALCQLFDDSQYCAVRYRRLCQGKGLHVACQFPNAGPGSSCENYTAIDFGNKLQHYVTHFINRRRHRIASGVERVRGGILLPKPELMMLVEWDRELAFLAQRLSDQCQFVHDDCRATVRYPYAGQSVGEVRWRKSRDTDGLIAQRAVRRVLEAWWGEKRRVTPKQLTSPFRLASRGAVWGHFTQLAVWTLRAVGCGGVRHGSSYPRFLLVCDFSHTNMLGQRTLTPGPLALCPGHTSRKPRSAYPLLCGPVRRSPGPATHVASEDYEAEYEGPDESEPDFLPPSLWSRHDRVYNERIQQNDVKHENGLSRPSNVPASTMKTFGESDESDHRIMEIKKSMYKKPNSSIFSGNNENVEMRTISARDRYKISAVHNPALIDNYRPTVIRHPCTKHHWKQTRDRPRRPGANALLNSQSTVAARHTRLLSAVSLMLDKDGADQLFRDTGFSVAWKKNEG, from the exons ATGTTCATTTTCCTCGTGGTGATCGCGTCAGCGCTATGTCAATTATTCGATGACAGCCAGTATTGCGCTGTCAGATACAGAAGGCTGTGTCAAGGCAAAGGGCTTCATGTTGCCTGCCAGTTTCCAAAC GCTGGACCGGGTTCTTCTTGCGAAAACTACACCGCCATCGATTTCGGTAACAAATTACAGCACTACGTTACACATTTTATAAACAG ACGACGTCACCGTATTGCCTCTGGGGTCGAAAGAGTGCGCGGAGGTATCTTACTTCCGAAACCAGAACTCATGATGTTGGTG GAATGGGATCGCGAATTGGCATTTCTAGCACAGCGTCTGTCTGATCAGTGCCAGTTTGTACACGATGACTGCAGAGCTACTG TCCGTTACCCATACGCTGGACAGTCAGTGGGGGAGGTGCGTTGGCGTAAGTCCAGAGACACGGATGGGTTAATAGCGCAACGAGCAGTCAGACGGGTTTTAGAGGCGTGGTGGGGGGAAAAGAGGAGAGTGACTCCGAAACAGCTGACATCTCCATTTAGATTGGCGTCaag AGGTGCTGTGTGGGGCCACTTCACCCAGCTAGCAGTGTGGACGCTGCGGGCGGTAGGATGTGGTGGGGTGCGCCATGGATCTTCCTACCCTCGTTTCCTGTTAGTCTGCGACTTCTCGCACACGAACATGTTGGGCCAGAGAACCCTCACGCCTGGGCCTTTAGCGCTCTGCCCCGGACATACTTCAAGAAAACCGCGGTCTGCTTATCCTTTGCTCTGTGGACCG gtcCGTCGTTCTCCTGGTCCAGCAACGCATGTCGCATCCGAGGATTACGAAGCCGAATATGAAGGGCCAGATGAATCAGAACCAGACTTCCTCCCACCGAGCTTGTGGTCACGACATGATCGCGTGTACAACGAAAGGATACAACAGAATGATGTTAAGCACGAAAACGGCTTATCTAGACCTTCAA acGTACCGGCATCTACCATGAAGACGTTTGGTGAAAGCGATGAAAGTGACCATCGAATTATGGAAATCAAGAAATCAATGTACAAAAAACCAAATTCGTCAATTTTCAG TGGTAACAATGAAAACGTGGAGATGCGAACGATCAGCGCGCGTGATCGATACAAAATATCTGCCGTACACAATCCTGCTTTGATTGACAATTACAGACCGACTGTCATTCGC CATCCTTGTACGAAACACCATTGGAAGCAGACGAGAGATCGACCTAGGAG GCCCGGTGCGAATGCTTTATTGAACTCTCAGTCAACGGTCGCGGCTCGTCACACACGGCTTTTGTCAGCG GTTTCCTTAATGTTGGACAAGGATGGCGCAGATCAGCTGTTCAGGGATACGGGTTTTAGTGTTGCCTGGAAGAAAAATGAAGGATAA
- the LOC101739000 gene encoding spermatogenesis-defective protein 39 homolog, whose amino-acid sequence MDDDDYWNTSDTKAKAFSFDDDVLSPQEILAIGQKTYPGQKEESIFSSSSISTVKVAQIPLMSLVTPKVLDLILLAQSGKDPAQEQSQESPETVAVTLKRLVLGRRCALHVHRTMKSKTELLDGAVAIGDGNAILTVVLFLIATLNKKLVYELLSSRLIALNHYISFLQNEGKITELTDLLTMLGRSPDAAMAHFQHAVKTQGNNVDGLLRKVTNILANHFNQPGVDAHQTKMVDAYVKLLEWQKLANLPELSNRSALQCLAYTCSRHWTEGAGAAMSPLTLGQRQQISPLQFDWVVLNVHAKSGKWDILESLFTKKDWLGRSTVSSHVPAQCLLRRLSELGASSRLMAACLAKLPSADERLALALNYKVHCVVIQTYAKQKDRLALTNYKMTLNPQSEEYILAENTLRDPSIKWKN is encoded by the exons ATGGATGATGACGATTATTGGAATACGAGTGACACTAAAGCGAAAGCATTCAGCTTTGACGATGATGTG TTATCTCCGCAAGAGATCTTGGCTATTGGGCAGAAAACATATCCCGGACAGAAGGAAGAGAGCATTTTCAGTTCGAGCAGTATTAGTACGGTGAAGGTTGCTCAGATTCCATTAATGAGTTTAGTTACACccaaagttttagatttga TTCTTTTAGCACAATCAGGGAAAGATCCAGCCCAAGAACAGAGTCAAGAATCTCCAGAGACCGTGGCAGTTACATTGAAAAGGCTGGTCCTCGGTAGGCGATGTGCTCTCCATGTACACCGCACAATGAAGAGCAAGACTGAACTGTTAGACGGAGCTGTGGCAATAGGAGATGGGAATGCTATACTAACG GTGGTGCTCTTTTTAATTGCAACATTGAACAAGAAATTAGTATATGAATTATTATCTTCGAGGCTCATAGCACTAAACCATTACATAAGCTTTCTACAAAATGAAGGAAAAATCACTGAACTAACTGATTTACTTAC CATGCTTGGAAGGAGTCCTGATGCGGCA ATGGCGCACTTCCAGCACGCCGTTAAGACGCAGGGCAACAACGTGGACGGCTTGCTGCGGAAGGTGACCAATATCCTGGCGAACCACTTCAACCAGCCCGGCGTGGACGCGCACCAAACCAAAATGGTTGATGCTTACGTTAAGTTACTCG AATGGCAGAAACTGGCGAACCTGCCGGAGTTGAGCAACAGGTCGGCGTTACAGTGTCTGGCGTACACGTGCTCGCGACACTGGACCGAAGGTGCCGGCGCCGCCATGTCCCCGCTGACCTTGGGCCAGCGTCAGCAG ataAGTCCGTTGCAGTTCGACTGGGTCGTTTTGAACGTTCATGCTAAATCCGGAAAGTGGGACATCCTCGAATCGCTGTTCACGAAAAAG GACTGGCTGGGGCGGAGCACGGTGTCGTCGCACGTGCCGGCGCAGTGCCTGCTGAGGCGGCTCAGCGAGCTGGGGGCCAGCTCCCGGCTCATGGCCGCCTGCCTCGCCAAGCTGCCGAGCGCCGACGAACGACTCGCTCTGGCGCTCAATTACAAA GTCCACTGCGTGGTGATACAGACTTACGCGAAACAAAAGGACCGACTGGCCCTAACCAACTACAAGATGACGCTGAACCCTCAGAGCGAGGAGTACATACTCGCCGAGAACACGCTGAGGGATCCT TCAATCAAatggaaaaattag
- the LOC101737322 gene encoding uncharacterized protein LOC101737322 isoform X1, whose translation MFFCCYLFYENGFIFDISIQFLIFLQCTELVKCTQIHIYFSLIQMVSQIMFIFLVVIASALCQLFDDSQYCAVRYRRLCQGKGLHVACQFPNAGPGSSCENYTAIDFGNKLQHYVTHFINRRRHRIASGVERVRGGILLPKPELMMLVEWDRELAFLAQRLSDQCQFVHDDCRATVRYPYAGQSVGEVRWRKSRDTDGLIAQRAVRRVLEAWWGEKRRVTPKQLTSPFRLASRGAVWGHFTQLAVWTLRAVGCGGVRHGSSYPRFLLVCDFSHTNMLGQRTLTPGPLALCPGHTSRKPRSAYPLLCGPVRRSPGPATHVASEDYEAEYEGPDESEPDFLPPSLWSRHDRVYNERIQQNDVKHENGLSRPSNVPASTMKTFGESDESDHRIMEIKKSMYKKPNSSIFSGNNENVEMRTISARDRYKISAVHNPALIDNYRPTVIRHPCTKHHWKQTRDRPRRPGANALLNSQSTVAARHTRLLSAVSLMLDKDGADQLFRDTGFSVAWKKNEG comes from the exons ATGTTTTTTtgctgttatttattttatgagaaTGGTTTTATTTTCGATATATCAATTcagtttttgatatttttacagTGTACTGAATTAGTTAAATGTACACAAATACACATTTATTTCAGTTTAATACAGATGGTAAG TCAGATAATGTTCATTTTCCTCGTGGTGATCGCGTCAGCGCTATGTCAATTATTCGATGACAGCCAGTATTGCGCTGTCAGATACAGAAGGCTGTGTCAAGGCAAAGGGCTTCATGTTGCCTGCCAGTTTCCAAAC GCTGGACCGGGTTCTTCTTGCGAAAACTACACCGCCATCGATTTCGGTAACAAATTACAGCACTACGTTACACATTTTATAAACAG ACGACGTCACCGTATTGCCTCTGGGGTCGAAAGAGTGCGCGGAGGTATCTTACTTCCGAAACCAGAACTCATGATGTTGGTG GAATGGGATCGCGAATTGGCATTTCTAGCACAGCGTCTGTCTGATCAGTGCCAGTTTGTACACGATGACTGCAGAGCTACTG TCCGTTACCCATACGCTGGACAGTCAGTGGGGGAGGTGCGTTGGCGTAAGTCCAGAGACACGGATGGGTTAATAGCGCAACGAGCAGTCAGACGGGTTTTAGAGGCGTGGTGGGGGGAAAAGAGGAGAGTGACTCCGAAACAGCTGACATCTCCATTTAGATTGGCGTCaag AGGTGCTGTGTGGGGCCACTTCACCCAGCTAGCAGTGTGGACGCTGCGGGCGGTAGGATGTGGTGGGGTGCGCCATGGATCTTCCTACCCTCGTTTCCTGTTAGTCTGCGACTTCTCGCACACGAACATGTTGGGCCAGAGAACCCTCACGCCTGGGCCTTTAGCGCTCTGCCCCGGACATACTTCAAGAAAACCGCGGTCTGCTTATCCTTTGCTCTGTGGACCG gtcCGTCGTTCTCCTGGTCCAGCAACGCATGTCGCATCCGAGGATTACGAAGCCGAATATGAAGGGCCAGATGAATCAGAACCAGACTTCCTCCCACCGAGCTTGTGGTCACGACATGATCGCGTGTACAACGAAAGGATACAACAGAATGATGTTAAGCACGAAAACGGCTTATCTAGACCTTCAA acGTACCGGCATCTACCATGAAGACGTTTGGTGAAAGCGATGAAAGTGACCATCGAATTATGGAAATCAAGAAATCAATGTACAAAAAACCAAATTCGTCAATTTTCAG TGGTAACAATGAAAACGTGGAGATGCGAACGATCAGCGCGCGTGATCGATACAAAATATCTGCCGTACACAATCCTGCTTTGATTGACAATTACAGACCGACTGTCATTCGC CATCCTTGTACGAAACACCATTGGAAGCAGACGAGAGATCGACCTAGGAG GCCCGGTGCGAATGCTTTATTGAACTCTCAGTCAACGGTCGCGGCTCGTCACACACGGCTTTTGTCAGCG GTTTCCTTAATGTTGGACAAGGATGGCGCAGATCAGCTGTTCAGGGATACGGGTTTTAGTGTTGCCTGGAAGAAAAATGAAGGATAA